One region of Chanodichthys erythropterus isolate Z2021 chromosome 17, ASM2448905v1, whole genome shotgun sequence genomic DNA includes:
- the LOC137005476 gene encoding V-set and transmembrane domain-containing protein 5: MRSAWICLSQNTQILYLIFCLCHFTQAITIQVPRNTVTAPVQGSALFSVDITCIGTPTIRWMFSSVNRQQRIAAWVLGGSANVTQMYEGRVQTHPNGSLSISNLRLQDSGYYIITVTEMTGSSKDMGLVLTVTEVLYEDIQFLVVFVIVLGTLAAFLMLCMWLLNKLYHFIKVWRQRRCLPEHTETELQPL; encoded by the exons ATGAGGTCCGCATGGATTTGTTTGTCTCAGAACACACAGATACTATATCTTATCTTCTGTCTCTGCCATTTCA CTCAGGCAATTACCATTCAGGTGCCAAGGAACACCGTCACTGCACCAGTTCAGGGAAGTGCACTTTTCTCCGTGGACATCACATGCATTGGGACTCCAACAATCAGATGGATGTTCAGTTCCGTAAACAGGCAGCAAAGGATTGCAGCTTGGGTCCTTGGTGGCTCTGCAAATGTCACGCAAATGTACGAGGGAAGAGTGCAAACGCATCCCAACGGTTCTCTATCCATATCCAACTTACGTCTCCAAGACTCTGGCTATTACATCATCACTGTGACAGAAATGACTGGTAGCAGCAAAGATATGGGTCTGGTATTGACTGTAACTG AGGTGCTGTATGAGGACATCCAGTTCTTGGTTGTATTCGTCATTGTACTGGGAACACTGGCTGCATTTCTAATGCTGTGTATGTGGCTCTTGAATAAACTGTACCACTTCATAAAAGTCTGGAGACAAAGAAGATGCTTACCAG AGCACACCGAGACTGAACTACAGCCACTGTGA
- the LOC137005477 gene encoding ladderlectin-like, with protein MAMLRSLMLLFLIYSMGNAEVMKCPAGWSNFGLRCFKYFPQSVNWITAERNCQSLGANLASAHNKLENDFLLGLLPSSSTRAWIGAHDGEQDGQWLWTDGTVNDYTNWCSGEPNNSGGPENCVDINLNSRLCWNDARCSSQITYICVTDV; from the exons ATGGCAATGCTGAGAAGTCTAATGCTTCTTTTCCTTATCTACTCCATGGGGAATGCAGAAG TCATGAAATGCCCCGCTGGATGGTCAAATTTTGGACTCCGGTGCTTCAAGTACTTCCCTCAGTCGGTTAACTGGATCACAGCAGAG AGAAACTGCCAAAGTCTTGGTGCGAATCTTGCATCTGCACATAATAAACTGGAAAATGATTTTCTGCTGGGTCTGTTGCCTTCTTCTTCCACACGTGCTTGGATTGGTGCTCATGATGGAGAACAA GATGGACAGTGGTTGTGGACTGATGGAACTGTGAATGACTATACCAACTGGTGCTCTGGAGAACCTAACAATAGTGGTGGTCCAGAGAACTGTGTGGACATCAACTTGAACT CTAGGCTCTGCTGGAACGATGCACGCTGTTCATCCCAAATTACCTATATTTGTGTTACAGACGTGTGA